AGCGCCGGGGGTATGAGTGGGACGTAGGGATTCACTATATAGGAGAAGTACACCGTGAGCAAAGCGTGCTACGCAAGTTGTTTGACTACATTACCGATAGCCAGCTCAAATGGGCTGACATGGGCGAGGTATACGACCGCATCGTAATTGGTGAGAAAATGTATGATTTTGTAAAAGGCACCGCCAATTTTAAAGAAAAGCTCAAGGAATATTTTCCGGCAGAAGCCGACGCTATAGACCAATATGTAGACTTGGTGTTTAAGGTAACCAAAACCAGTCGTAATTTTTATATGGAGAAGGCAATGCCCCCCATGGTAAGCAAGATGTCGGGTGGTTTGATGCGCAACCCTTACCTAAAATATGCCACCCGTACTACCCAGGATGTGCTCGAAGAAATCACCCAAAACCAAGAACTCATCAAAGTACTTACCGGGCAGTATGGCGACTATGGTTTGCCTCCCAAACAAAGTAGTTTTGGTATGCATGCTTCTTTGGTTCGTCACTATTTTTCGGGGGGTAACTTCCCTATCGGAGGGTCGTCGCAGGTGGTAGACACTATAGCCCCTGTACTGGAAGCGTCGGGCAGTACTATTTTGGTAAGTGCCGAAGTAGATGAGGTGATCATAGAGAACAACAAGGCAGTAGGCGTAAAAATGGCAGATGGCAAAGAGTTTCGCGCCGATAGAGTAGTGAGTGGAGCAGGGGTAATGACTACCTACAAAACCCTGGTGCCTGAAGCAGTGGTAAAAAAACATCAGCTCGATGAACAAGTCACCAAGGTAAACAATTCGGTAGCCCACCTTTCGCTGTATATTGGGCTCAAAGGTTCGCCCGAAGAACTTAAGTTGCCCAAGGCTAATTATTGGGTGTACCCCGGAGATTTAAGCCACGACGAATGTGTGGAACGTTACAGCCAAGATACCAGTCAGCCATTTCCTGTGGTATATGTATCTTTTCCTTCGGCCAAAGACCCTGATTGGAGCAACCGTTACCCTGGGCGCAGCACCATCGATATTATTACCCTAATGCCTTACAATGTGTTTGAAAAATGGGAGAACACCCGCTGGAAAAAACGAGGGGAAGAGTATGAAGCACTCAAAGAAGAATATTCGCAACGCCTGTTAGAGGAACTTTTCAAACTAGAGCCTCACTTGCGTGGAAAAATCGATTGCTATGAGCTATCAACCCCTATTACTACCAAGCATTTTATCAATTATGAGAAAGGCGAGATTTACGGTTTAGACCATAGCCCTGAACGTTTTAAGCACAAATTTTTGCGTCCGCATACGCCCATCAAAAACTTTTACCTTACTGGACAAGACATTGTAACAGCAGGCATAGGTGGGGCACTGTTTTCGGGCTTGCTTACAACCTCGGCCATTACCAAAAAGAATTTGCTGAAGAAAGTGATGGGGTAGTTTTTTAGTCCGTAGTTGGTAGTCAGTAGGCGAGAGTTAGGAGTTGGGAGTAATTATAGTCTCAAGCTTTTTGAGTAGTTTGTTAAATACTCCCGACCCCCAACTAAAAAACTAAAAACTATGGGTAGATACTCCCAACTATGGACTCCCGACTCTCAACTAAAAAACTAAAAACTATGGGTAGATACTCCCGACTATGGACTCCCGACTCTCAACTAAAAAACTATGGCATTCAAGTTTGAAAACCTAAAGGTATGGCAAAGAGCACTTGATTATACATTGGCAATACACGAAGTGACTTTGGGTTTCCCTAAAAGTGAGCTAAGCATTCTCACAAGACAGGTAAAACGAGCCACTGACTCCATAGCACTCAATATTGCCGAGGGTTCAACCAATCAAAGTAATGCTGAGTTTGGGCGATTTTTGGGATATGCAGCAAGGTCAGGTATAGAAGTCGTAAGTTGTTTACACATTGCCAAAAAACGTAATCTCATTGACCAATCAAAGTTTGAAGAATTGTACAATGAGATAACCGAAATCATTAAAATGATTTATGGCTTAAAGAGGTCAATAGCTGGGAGTCAGTAGACGAGAGGTGAGAGTCGGTATTTAGGAGACGGGGACAAAAATTTAAAAACGCGAGTCTATCAATACTACGGACTACCCCAAAGCTTATCGCTAAAAACTAAATACTGTAGAAGCTTCTATCTGTTTATCTTATAAATGTTTGATAATCAATGTTTTGTAAGATGGATGGTATGCTTGAAAGCTGTAGAAGCTACCAACTACCAACTATTGACTAAAAAACTAAAAAAACATGTTTCAAAAAGATTTATTCAAAGATAAAGTAGTATTGGTGACAGGTGGGCGTAGTGGCATAGGCTATGCCATTAGCCAGATGATGCTAGAGCTGGGCGCCAAGGTGGTCATTGCTTCACGCAAAGAAGATTTGCTCAAACAAGCCGCCGAAGAACTGAGTCAATATGGCGAGTGTAGTTACCTGGCTTGCGACATCCGCGAAAGCGACCAACGCACGGCACTGATGGAAAAAATAAAGGCAGATAATGGTAGACTCGATATATTGGTAAACAATGCGGGAGGTCAGTTTCCGGCACCTGCCGAAACCATTAGCGAAAATGGATGGGATGCAGTGATTAATAATAATTTAAACGGCACCTTTCACATGAGTAGTTTAATGGCTCGCCACTTTTTTATTCCGCAAAAAGAAGGCTGTATCATCAACATCATTGCCAATATTTATAGAGGGTTTCCTTCTATGGTGCACACTGGAGCCGCACGTGCCGGGGTAGAAAACCTGACCAAAACTTTAGCGGTAGAGTGGGGCGATTATAACATTAGGGTAAACGCCATTGCTCCTGGTACCATAGAGTCTTCCGGTTTAGACACTTACCCAAAACCGGTGCAAGATATTTTGGGCGAAGCCAGGGCAGCGGTGCCCCTCAAGCGGTTTGGTACGGTAACAGAAATAGCCAACACTACTTGTTTTTTGGCAAGCCCATTGGCAAGCTATATTAGTGGAGTAAGCTTATATGTAGACGGTGCCCAGCACCTAAACGGTGGCGACCCCATGAAGTTGACCCGTTTGATGAGGGCTTTTACTAAAAGTCGGTAGTTGTTAGTCGGGAGTCGGTAGTTAGTAGTCAGGAGTTAGCGCGAAGCGATTAGTCGGGAGTCGGTAGTTAGTAGTCAGGAGTTAGCGTGAAGCGATTAGTCGGGAGTCGGTAGTTAGTAGTCAGGATTTAGCATGAAGCGATTAGTCGGTAGTCGGTAGTTAGGGAAGCGAAAAAAATAACTTCCTTGACTTCTATTTTTGGCATACGGAATTAGGGTTGTGCGAAGTTTTTAAAATTATTGATATACAAACATTTATGCATAAATCAAGTAGGGGCTACCCTTGTGGTCGCCCTAGCGAAGGAGTGCATACGCCGGCGGAAAGAAAGGCGCTGTTGGTCAGACACGACGCAAATGAGTATACTGTTTCAAAGTACAAGTGTGTATGCCATTTTTTTAAGTTGGGTAATTAATTACTTTCTTATCCCTTAGTAGTCAGGATTTAGCGTGAAGCGATTAGTCGGGAGTCGGTAGTTAGTAGTCAGGAGTTAGCGTGAAGCGGCTTTATCAATTTTCAATTATGAGAAAGGCTATCGACCATCGATTAAAGCGTACCAAGGACTTTGCAACCTACAAGAACTCCCGACTCCCGACTAACAACTAAAAAAACTAAAAGTTATGAAAAATCACCTGGAAACCCACATAGAAGCCTTTTATCGCTGGGAAAAACAAAAAGCCCAGCAACCTTTTTTGCGTCAGCCTTACGGCAAGCAGTGGAAAACCCTTACTTATGCTGAAGCAGGGCAAGAAGCCCGTCGTATGGTCAGCGCTTTGCAAGCAATGGGTTTGCAAAAGGGCGACCATGTGGGCATATTGTCTAAAAACTGCTACCATTGGATATTGACTGATTTGGCAATAATGATGGGAGGATTTGTATCAGTTCCTTTTTATGCCAGTTTGCCCGCTGACCAACTCAAGGTAGTAGTAGAAAAAAGCCATATCAAAGCATTGTTTTTGGGTAAGCTGGAAGAGTGGGATGAAGACAAATCCTTGGTATTGCCATCCGAACTCAAGGTGATCAGGTACCCACATTATGAGGGCAATGCCCGCATTGAAGAGGGAGAAGCCTGGACTGATTTGGTGAACGATCATGAGCCAATGCAGGGCGATCCATTACCTGATCCAGACGATTTGTGGACCATACTATTTACTTCAGGCACTACCGGGCAGCCCAAAGGTGTAATGCATACTTATGGCAACCTGGCGCGGGTATTTCAAGCCGAGTTTGCCACCAACTGGATAGGCATAGCCAAGCTCAAAGCCCAGCGGTTTTTCTCGTTTTTGCCGCTCAACCACGTAGGCGAGCGAGTAGGCATAGAAGGCTCTTGCCTATATATAGGTGGCACTATGTCGTTTGGCGAATCGCTAGATACTTTTGCCCACAACCTACAGCAAACCCAACCCACGGTGTTTTTTGCGGTGCCTCGTATCTGGACTAAGTTTCAAATGGGGGTATTGGGTAAAATGTCTCAGGAAAGGCTGGATTTATTGCTTAAAATTCCGATTGTATCGGGTTTTGTCAAAAAGAAAATAAGAAAAGCCCTCGGAATGGGCAGTGTCGAAGTAGTGGCAACAGGTGCCGCCATTACGCCCGAACATCTCAAACAATGGTTTTTAAAACTGGGTATTCGCTTGCGCGAAGCCTATGGAATGACCGAAGTGTGTGGCTCTATTACCAACACCCCCAAAGACAGCAACCGACCAGGCAGTGTGGGTAAGGTGATTCCGTTGGCTGAGATAAAAATACATCCCGACACTGGCGAAGTACTCATGAAGTCGCCCCAAATGATGACAGGCTACTACAACGAACCCGAAAAAACTGCCGAAGTACTGAAGGGTGAGTGGTTGAGCAGTGGCGATAAAGGGGTAATAGATGAAGATGGTTTTTTACATATAGTGGGCAGGGTAAAAGACGCTTTTAAAACCTCTAAAGGCAAATACATTGTGCCTAACCCTTATGAAGAAGCCCTTGCTGACAATGATGTGATAGAGCAGGTATGTGTAGCTGGGCTAGGGCTGCCCAATCCTATAGTGTTGGTCAATTTGTCGGAAATAGGGCAGGCAATTGAAAAAGAAAAGATAGAAACAAGGCTAAGGGAAGATTTGAGCAAAATAAACGAAAGTTTGCCGGGTTTTCAGAAACTGGCAACTTTGGTGATTACTCAAGAAACCTGGAGCGAAGCAAATAATTTACTGACGCCTACGATGAAAATACGTCGAAGTGCAATTGATGACAGGTATGCCACCAAGTATGAGCAATGGTTCAATGGACGCAAGATGATTGTATGGGAGTAAACTGGTATATAGCCTCAAGCTTTTAGCGCCAAGTCCTTAGATACCGATGTATATCGGTGCTGCAAGTTGAAAGCTACTTTCCAAGTTTCTACGGTTTTACAACTATTTGACTTTTAGCAGTTTATAGATTCAGGGATAGAAGTTGGAAGCCGGAAAATGGTGACCAAACTTGTCACTTGCCCCTTTAATGTCTACAGAGTAATCACTTGTCGCTTATGCCTTGCCCCTTTAAAAGCTACCAACTAAATAACTAAAGAAAAAAAAGCATGAAATCATATTATTTTACAGAAGAACATCAGATGTTTCGCCAAAGCCTGCGCGATTTTTTGGCAAAAGAAGTAACCCCTCATATAGATGAATGGGAAACTAAAGGCGAAATACCACGCGAAATATTTAAACGCTTTGGCGATATGGGCTACCTGGGCATCGCCTTGCCCGAAGCCTATGGGGGAACCGACCTTGACTATTTTTATTCGATCATTTTTAACGAAGAAATGGTACGGGTAAACTCAGGTGGCTTTGGGGCAGCTATAGGTGCCCACGCCTCGCTTGCCCTGGTACATATGAATGCTGAAGGCAACGAAGCCCAAAAGCAAAAGTACCTGGAGCCTGGCATCAAAGGTGAACTGATTGGTTGTCTTGCCATCAGCGAACCCTTTGGAGGGTCGGATGTGGCAGGTATGCGCACTACTGCAGTGCGTGAAGGCGACCATTACATCATCAATGGATCTAAAACTTTTATAACAAATGGGGTAAGCAGCGACTTTATTGTAGCAGCAGTAAAAACCAATCCTGACGCAAAGTCGGGCGGCATTAGTATGATCGTGATAGACCGAGATACACCAGGCCTAACCGCCACCAAACTCAACAAACTGGGCTGGAGAGCATCTGACACCGGCGAGATTGCGTTTAGTGATGTAAAAGTACCCGTGACCAATTTGTTGGGAGGCGAAAACCAAGGGTTTTACTACATCATGCAGCACTTTGCCCTAGAGCGATTGATGTTGGCGATTGGTGGAATGGCTACCGCAGACTATGCCTTAGAGGTGACCCTAAAGTATATGGACGAGCGCGAAGCTTTTGGGCGAAAAATTAACCGTTTTCAAGCATTGCGCCACCGCGTGGCTCAAATGGCAAGCGAGATAGAAATGAACCGGATGTTTATATACGCCATTGCCGACCGCTACCAACAGGGCGACTATGTGGTAAAAGAGGCTGCAATGGCAAAACTACTGGGTACCCAACTAAGCGACCGGGTGGTGTACGATTGCCTGCAAATGTTTGGGGGCTATGGTTTTATGGAAGACTACCCGCTGGCGCGCATGTACCGCGATAGCCGCCTGGGTACTATAGGCGGGGGCACCTCTGAAATTATGTGCGAAATTATCTCTAAAATGATGATAGATGACAAGGCTTATGAGAAGGCTACTAGTCTCAAGGTATGAGCTACAAGCTACAAGTAATACTGATTTTGCCTGAATAAGTAGCAGTTTAGTGTGGATGCTATAAAAACGCAATTGGCGATAAAAAGATGGCTGGTTGCTACCTAATCCTAATAATATATAAATTAAAATCAATCGCAATAAGAACTTGAAGCTTGTCGCTTGCTCCTTATTGCTAAAAAAATAGAAATATGAAATCAAATCACTTTACCGAAGAACACGAAATGTTTCGCGAAAGCCTCCGGGCATTTTTAGATAAAGAAGCACGCCCTTATATAGATCAGTGGGAAGAAGAGCGTCGTACCCCACGCGACATCTGGAAAAAAATGGGCGAACAGGGCTACCTGGGCTTGGGCTACCCTGAAGAATACGGAGGTTCAGGGCTAGACTTTTTCTACGATGTGGTTTTCAACGAAGAAATAGGCAGACTCAATTCGGGCGGCTTTGCCATTACCCAACAGGTAACCCAATATATGTCGTCACCCTATATACTTAAGTATGGGTCTGAAGAGCTCAAACAAAAATACTTGCCTGGTATTATCTCTGGCGACTTGGTGTCTTGCATTGCTATCTCCGAACCAGGAGCAGGGTCTGAT
This sequence is a window from Microscilla marina ATCC 23134. Protein-coding genes within it:
- a CDS encoding four helix bundle protein, translated to MAFKFENLKVWQRALDYTLAIHEVTLGFPKSELSILTRQVKRATDSIALNIAEGSTNQSNAEFGRFLGYAARSGIEVVSCLHIAKKRNLIDQSKFEELYNEITEIIKMIYGLKRSIAGSQ
- a CDS encoding AMP-binding protein, whose translation is MKNHLETHIEAFYRWEKQKAQQPFLRQPYGKQWKTLTYAEAGQEARRMVSALQAMGLQKGDHVGILSKNCYHWILTDLAIMMGGFVSVPFYASLPADQLKVVVEKSHIKALFLGKLEEWDEDKSLVLPSELKVIRYPHYEGNARIEEGEAWTDLVNDHEPMQGDPLPDPDDLWTILFTSGTTGQPKGVMHTYGNLARVFQAEFATNWIGIAKLKAQRFFSFLPLNHVGERVGIEGSCLYIGGTMSFGESLDTFAHNLQQTQPTVFFAVPRIWTKFQMGVLGKMSQERLDLLLKIPIVSGFVKKKIRKALGMGSVEVVATGAAITPEHLKQWFLKLGIRLREAYGMTEVCGSITNTPKDSNRPGSVGKVIPLAEIKIHPDTGEVLMKSPQMMTGYYNEPEKTAEVLKGEWLSSGDKGVIDEDGFLHIVGRVKDAFKTSKGKYIVPNPYEEALADNDVIEQVCVAGLGLPNPIVLVNLSEIGQAIEKEKIETRLREDLSKINESLPGFQKLATLVITQETWSEANNLLTPTMKIRRSAIDDRYATKYEQWFNGRKMIVWE
- a CDS encoding SDR family oxidoreductase, yielding MFQKDLFKDKVVLVTGGRSGIGYAISQMMLELGAKVVIASRKEDLLKQAAEELSQYGECSYLACDIRESDQRTALMEKIKADNGRLDILVNNAGGQFPAPAETISENGWDAVINNNLNGTFHMSSLMARHFFIPQKEGCIINIIANIYRGFPSMVHTGAARAGVENLTKTLAVEWGDYNIRVNAIAPGTIESSGLDTYPKPVQDILGEARAAVPLKRFGTVTEIANTTCFLASPLASYISGVSLYVDGAQHLNGGDPMKLTRLMRAFTKSR
- a CDS encoding phytoene desaturase family protein, with product MIQSYKKNYKALDHYDAIFIGSGLGSLTSAALMAKEGKKVLVLERHYTAGGFTHIFKRRGYEWDVGIHYIGEVHREQSVLRKLFDYITDSQLKWADMGEVYDRIVIGEKMYDFVKGTANFKEKLKEYFPAEADAIDQYVDLVFKVTKTSRNFYMEKAMPPMVSKMSGGLMRNPYLKYATRTTQDVLEEITQNQELIKVLTGQYGDYGLPPKQSSFGMHASLVRHYFSGGNFPIGGSSQVVDTIAPVLEASGSTILVSAEVDEVIIENNKAVGVKMADGKEFRADRVVSGAGVMTTYKTLVPEAVVKKHQLDEQVTKVNNSVAHLSLYIGLKGSPEELKLPKANYWVYPGDLSHDECVERYSQDTSQPFPVVYVSFPSAKDPDWSNRYPGRSTIDIITLMPYNVFEKWENTRWKKRGEEYEALKEEYSQRLLEELFKLEPHLRGKIDCYELSTPITTKHFINYEKGEIYGLDHSPERFKHKFLRPHTPIKNFYLTGQDIVTAGIGGALFSGLLTTSAITKKNLLKKVMG
- a CDS encoding acyl-CoA dehydrogenase family protein gives rise to the protein MKSYYFTEEHQMFRQSLRDFLAKEVTPHIDEWETKGEIPREIFKRFGDMGYLGIALPEAYGGTDLDYFYSIIFNEEMVRVNSGGFGAAIGAHASLALVHMNAEGNEAQKQKYLEPGIKGELIGCLAISEPFGGSDVAGMRTTAVREGDHYIINGSKTFITNGVSSDFIVAAVKTNPDAKSGGISMIVIDRDTPGLTATKLNKLGWRASDTGEIAFSDVKVPVTNLLGGENQGFYYIMQHFALERLMLAIGGMATADYALEVTLKYMDEREAFGRKINRFQALRHRVAQMASEIEMNRMFIYAIADRYQQGDYVVKEAAMAKLLGTQLSDRVVYDCLQMFGGYGFMEDYPLARMYRDSRLGTIGGGTSEIMCEIISKMMIDDKAYEKATSLKV